Proteins encoded within one genomic window of Gigantopelta aegis isolate Gae_Host chromosome 2, Gae_host_genome, whole genome shotgun sequence:
- the LOC121387239 gene encoding FMRFamide receptor-like: MNSTTSSTPVSPQVTDYLEYKAAMVLWRVFSPGLIVTGTLGNVMSIAVLTRKSMRQSTVSLYLVVLAVVDILVLYTGLLRQWLRVLQGTDLRNLHPLLCKVHVWMVYFSLDFSSWLLVAVTLERFVSVWFPHSVKRMCTRTTAGVIIAGIATFLLAVNSHFLYGLGDVVYRSGNSTSIQHCASLWSGYETFANTIWPWIDLCLFCLLPFLFLITGNVAIIVKVCISNRKRRRHDANIGLSNTQNIKVRSSKTSSMTVMLLTTNAVFLVCTSPISIFLIGEVYWFDYATLQPRGEAMYLLTWATVNVFMYTNNSINFLLYCISGSRFREALRGLFSRRRRIHPTASFTRNDNSMLQPTASQQAPERQEAEVTKKQVNLAVVGQDPRTDMSDI, encoded by the coding sequence ATGAATTCGACGACGTCGTCTACACCGGTCAGCCCACAGGTCACGGACTATCTGGAATACAAGGCGGCCATGGTGCTGTGGCGGGTGTTTTCGCCCGGTCTGATCGTCACCGGGACGCTGGGCAACGTCATGTCGATCGCCGTGCTCACCCGCAAGTCGATGCGGCAGTCGACGGTGTCGCTGTACCTCGTCGTGCTGGCCGTCGTCGACATCCTCGTGCTGTACACGGGGCTACTGCGGCAGTGGCTGCGGGTTCTCCAGGGCACGGACCTGCGCAACCTCCACCCGCTGCTGTGCAAGGTGCACGTGTGGATGGTCTACTTCTCCCTTGACTTCTCCAGCTGGCTGCTCGTGGCCGTCACGCTCGAGCGGTTCGTGTCCGTCTGGTTCCCGCACAGCGTCAAGCGCATGTGCACCAGGACGACCGCCGGCGTCATCATTGCCGGGATAGCGACCTTTCTCCTGGCCGTCAACTCGCACTTTCTATACGGCCTCGGCGATGTCGTATATCGGTCCGGGAACTCGACCAGCATACAGCACTGTGCCTCGCTCTGGTCCGGATATGAGACGTTCGCCAACACCATCTGGCCGTGGATCGACCTCTGCCTGTTCTGTCTGCTTCCGTTTCTCTTTCTCATAACCGGAAACGTCGCCATCATTGTGAAAGTTTGCATCAGCAACCGGAAGAGGAGGCGCCACGACGCCAACATAGGTCTGTCGAACACCCAGAACATCAAGGTGCGCTCGTCCAAGACGTCGTCGATGACGGTGATGCTGTTGACGACCAACGCCGTGTTTCTCGTATGCACGTCGCCCATATCTATATTCTTGATCGGCGAGGTGTACTGGTTCGACTACGCGACACTCCAGCCGCGAGGAGAAGCCATGTATTTACTCACCTGGGCGACCGTCAATGTCTTCATGTACACCAACAACTCCATCAACTTTCTCCTGTACTGCATCAGCGGCAGTCGATTCCGCGAGGCACTCAGGGGTCTGTTTAGTCGAAGGCGAAGAATTCACCCCACGGCGTCATTCACCAGGAACGACAACTCCATGTTGCAACCAACCGCAAGTCAACAGGCGCCAGAGAGACAGGAAGCGGAAGTGACAAAAAAGCAGGTGAATTTGGCAGTGGTGGGTCAGGACCCAAGAACGGACATGTCTGATATATAG